Genomic segment of Microbacterium sp. BH-3-3-3:
CCTGGGCTTCGACGGATCGGCGATCGAGGGACTGACGCGTTCCTACGAGTCCGACCTGCTCGCGCACCCCGATCCCACGACCTTCCAGATCCTGCCGTGGCGCGGCGAGATCGACCCGACGGCGCGCATGTTCTGCGACATCACCACGCCCGACGGACAACCGGCCGTCGCCGACCCCCGCCACGTGCTCAAGCGCACGCTGGCGAAGGCCGCCGACGCGGGGTTCACGTTCTACACGCACCCCGAGATCGAGTTCTACCTGCTCAAGTCGTCGCAGCTCGGTGCCGATGGGCGCCCGCAGCCGGTCGATTCGGCGGGCTACTTCGACAACGTCCCGGGTGGGACGGCGCACGACTTCCGTCGTCGCTCGGTGCGCATGCTCGAAGACCTCGGCATCTCGGTCGAGTTCAGCCACCACGAGGGTGGTCCCGGCCAGAACGAGATCGATCTGCGGTACGCCGACGCCCTCACCACGGCCGACAACATCATGACGTTCCGCACGGTGGTGAAAGAGGTCGCCATCGAGCAGGGCGTGTACGCGACCTTCATGCCGAAGCCCATCAGCGGCCAGCCCGGCAGCGGCATGCACACCCACCTGTCACTGTTCGAGGGCGACATGAACGCCTTCTACGAAGAGGGCTCGCAGTACCAGCTGTCGAAGGTCGGCCGTCACTTCATCGCCGGCCTGCTTCGCCACGCGAACGAGATCTCGGCCGTCACCAACCAGTTCGTCAACTCGTACAAGCGTCTCTGGGGTGGCGACGAAGCCCCGAGCTTCATCTGCTGGGGTCACAACAACCGTTCGGCCCTCGTGCGCGTTCCGCTGTACAAGCCCAACAAGGGGCAGTCCACGCGCGTCGAGTACCGCGCGCTCGACTCCGCGGCGAACCCGTACCTGTCGTACGCGCTCATGCTCGCGGCCGGGCTCAAGGGCATCGAGCAGGAGTACGAGCTGCCGGCCGAGGCCGAAGACAACGTCTGGTCGCTCACCGACGCGGAGCGCCGCGCCCTGGGTTACGCGCCGCTGCCGGCGAGCCTCGACCACGCTCTCGAGTACCTCGAGGAGTCCGAGCTCGTGGCCGAGACGCTGGGGGAGCAGGTCTTCAAGTACGTGCTGCTCAACAAGCGACGCGAGTGGCAGCAGTACCGCGCCCAGGTCACGCCGTTCGAGCTCGAGAGCAACCTCGAAGCGCTCTGACGGAAGCCGCCATGACCTCAGGTGACCGCACGACCGCGCTCACCGCACTCGCCCGCACCGGATTCTCGCAGCTCGCCGAAGCAGACACCCTGCTCGGCGAGCTCGCGGAGCTGGTGGGCGTGGAGCGGGTCGGCGCCATGCAGCTCGCCCAGCGCGTGGCCGATCCCGATCGCGCCCTGTGGGCGATCGTGCAGGTGGCGCGCCGCGACGCCGACGCGGTGCGCGGTGCGGCGGGCGATCCGGGAGCGTGGCGGGCCCTGTGGGACATCGTCGGTGCCTCCGACGGGTTCGCGGAGTTCTACCTGCGTCACCCCGACGAACTACGTCACCTCTCGGGTGCGGGTCTGACCCTGCCCGACGAGCCGACCATGCGGGCCGAGCTGCTGGCATCCGTCGGCGACGTCGAGGGTTTCGCGACGGATACCTCGGATGCCGCCTGGGTCGCGCTCCGCGTGCGGTACCGGCGTCTTCTGGCGCGCATCGCCGCCTACGACCTCGGTCAAGACGATCCCGCCGGCGCGATCGACATCGTCTCGGCCTCGCTCGCCGACTTGGCCGGCGCGGCCCTCGAGGCGTCGTTGAGCGTGGCGCGCGGCCGCGTGAGCGGTACGGGCCCGGCGGCGTTCCCGAGGGCGCAGGTCGAGGCCACCCGGTTCGCGATCATCGCGATGGGCAAGACCGGCGCCCGTGAACTCAACTACGTCAGCGATGTCGACGTGATCTTCGTCGGCGGCTCCGCCGACGAAGACATCGTCACCGAAGCGCGCGCCATCGACATCGGCACGCGCCTCGCCGTGCAGACGATGCGGGGCATCTCGGGGCCCGAGATCGAACCGCCCCTGTGGGAGGTCGACCCCAACCTGCGCCCCGAGGGCAAGCAGGGCGCTCTGGTGCGCAGCCTCGCCTCTCACCAGCAGTACTACGCCCGCTGGGCCAAGAGCTGGGAGTTCCAGGCGCTGCTGAAGGCGCGCCCGCTGGCGGGCGATGCCACCCTCGGCGCCGAGTACGTCGCCGCGGTGCAGCCGCTCGTCTGGCACAGCGCCGCGCGTGAGAACTTCGTCGAGGGCGTGCAGCGCATGCGCGAGCGGGTGACCGACCACATCCCGGCCGCCGAGGTGAATCGCCAGCTCAAGCTCGGTCCCGGCGGGATCCGCGACGTCGAGTTCACCGTGCAGCTGCTGCAGCTCGTGCACGGCCTGACCGACGAGCGCATCCGTCAGCGCGGCACTCTCGACGCCCTCGAGGCCCTGGTGGCCGAGGGGTACATCGGTCGCTCCGAGGCGGAGGCGTTCGGCCGTGACTATCGCCTACTGCGTCTTCTCGAGCACCGCCTGCAGTTGCGCGGCCTGCGCCGTACCGCTCTGCTGCCCGAGAAAGACGACGACCTGCGTGTCCTCGCGCGCGCGTCGCGGCTGGCCGACTCGGCCGCCGGGGTGCAGACGGTGTGGGAGGGCATCAAGCGCGAGGTGCGCGACATCCACGTGCGCCTGTTCTACCGCCCGCTGTTGTCGGCGGTCGCGGCGCTGCCCGAGGGGGAGCGCACCCTGTCGACCGAGCAGGCGCGCGATCGTCTGGCGGCCATCGGCTTCCGCGACCCGGCCGGTGCCCTGCGTCACATCGCCGCACTCACCAGCGGACTGAGCCGCAAGTCGACCATCCAGCGGCACCTCATGCCGATCATGATCCGGTGGTTCGCCGACGGCGTCGATCCCGACTACGGCCTCCTCGTCTTCCGTCGCATCAGCGAACGCCTCGGCAATACGCCCTGGTTCCTGCGCATGCTGCGCGATTCCGCCGGTGCCGCCGAAAGCCTCACTCACGTGCTGTCGGGCTCGCGGTACATCGGCGAGTTGATGGAGTGGATCCCCGAGTCGGTCGCATGGCTCGACGACGACGCGTTGCTGCGCCCCCGCTCCGGCAAGGCTCTCGAAGAAGAGGCGCGGGCGATTCAGACGCGCTGGCAGAACATCGACGACGCGATGCGCTCGGTGCGCGCGCTGCGACGCCGCGAGATGCTGCGCGTCGCGATGGCGGCCGTGCTCGGCACGGTCTCGCTCGAAGAGTTATCGGACGCACTGTCGACGATCACCGAGGTCACGATCCAGGCGACCCTGCGGGCGGTACGGCGCGTGGTCGTTCCGCCCGAAGACGACGACCTCGATTTCGCGGTCATCGCGATGGGGCGCTTCGGCGGGCGCGAGATCGGCTTCGGCTCCGACGCCGATGTGATGTACGTCTACCGCTCGAACGGTGTCGATCCGCAGCGGGCCGGCACCCTGGCGCTCAAGCTCGTTGCGGGCCTGCGCGAGCACTCCGAAGACCACCGCCTCCCGCTCGACCTCGACGCCGAGCTGCGTCCCGAGGGGCGGAGCGGCCCCCTGGTCCGCTCGATCGAGTCCTACGCCGAGTACTACCGGCGCTGGTCGCTGTCGTGGGAGGCGCAAGCGCTGCTGCGCGCCCGTGGCGTCGCGGGGAGCGTCAAGCTCATCAACACGTTCATGGAGCTGGCCGATGAGGTGCGTTATCCCGTCACCGCCGATGAGAACGGCTTGCGTGAGATCCGGCGCATCAAGGCCCGCGTCGAGAACGAGCGCCTCCCGCAGGGCGCCGATCCCGCGCGCCATCTGAAGCTCGGACCGGGTTCGCTGAGCGACGTCGAGTGGCTCGTGCAACTGCTGCAGCTGCAGCACGCGCGCACCGTCCCGGGAATGCGCACCACCTCGACGCTGGGGGCTCTCGACGCCGCCGTCGAGGCGGGGATCGTCGAGCCCGACGCCGCCGAGAAGCTCGCGGCCGCGTGGCATCTCGCCAGTCGTCTGCGTTCGGCCAACACCCTGCTGTCGGGCCAGACCAGCAATGTGCTGCCCACGGACCGCCTGCGACTCGACGGGATCGGACGCATCCTCGAATACGCCCCGCGCTCCGCGACGCAGGTCGAAGAGGACTACCTCGGCGCCACACGACGCGCGCGCCGCGTGTTCGACAAGCTGTTCTACGGCTGACGCGAGGGCCGAGGGATGCCGACGGCTCGACGCCGCGGCATCCCTCCGTCCGTCAGGCCATCAGGCGCTCGCGCACCTCTCGCCGCTGCACCTTGCCGATGAGCGAACGCGGCAGGTCGTCGACGACGACGATCCGACGCGGCACCTTGTAGTCGGCCAGTCGCGTCTTGCAGTAGTCGCGGACGGCGTCGGGAGCGATCTCGACTCCGTCGCGCACGACGATCGCCGCCGCCACGTCTTCGCCGCCGCGCGCCTTGGGCAGGCCGACGACCGCGGCCCCCTCGATGTCGGGGTGCGAGGTGAGCACGTCTTCGACCTCGCTCGGGGCGACATTGAAGCCACCGGTGATGATGATCTCTTTCAGACGATCGACGATCGTGACGAACCCGTCGGGCGAGACCGAGGCGATGTCACCCGTGCGCAGCCACCCCCCGTCGAGCAGCGTCGCCGCGGAGTCGGTGGGGCGGTTCCAGTACCCCTGGAACACCTGCGGGCCGCGGAGCAGCAGCTCGCCCGTCTCGCCGAGCGGCAGATCGTGCGACGGGTTCTCGGGATCGACCACGCGGATGTCGGTGCTGGGGAACGGCACGCCCACCGTTCCCGGCCGCCGTGAGGGACCGATCGGGTTGCCGAGCGCGACCGGTGAGGACTCCGTCATCCCGTACCCCTCGACGAGCAGACCGCCGGTGGTCGCCTCCCAGCGGTCGACGGTGGCGACGGGCAGGCTCATCGCCCCCGAGATCGCGAAGCGCACGGTCGAGAGGTCGATGGTGCCGCGCGCTCCGGCCCGCGCGAGCTGGTCGTAGATCGGCGGCACCGCCGGCAGGAAGGTCGGCGGGCTCTTCTTGGCCGCGGATGCCACGAGCTCGAGGTCGTACTTCGGGAACAGCACCAGCTTCGCGCCGATGCTCATCGCGAACGTGAGGCAGAGCGTCAGACCGTAGGCGTGGAAGAGGGGGAGCACGCCGTAGAACGTCTCTTCGCCGTCGCGCAGACCGGGTACCCACGCGCGACCCTGCATGGCGTTGGCGCGC
This window contains:
- a CDS encoding long-chain-fatty-acid--CoA ligase; protein product: MSTFPYASRPWLSSYAEGVPHEIDEPSQTLSEMLAAAVTRYGAQTALEFFGATTTYRDLGAQVERAAEGLRRLGVRAGDRVALVLPNCPQHVVAFYAALRLGAIVIEHNPIYTPRELRHQFEDHGARFAIVWDKLVDTVAEFPSDLALEHIVSVDITAAFPLGKRVALRLPVAKARAARAQLTATPQSKRAVAWEKVLTHGTLSRKHRGPVLDDIALLQYTSGTTGNPKGAVLTHRNLRANAMQGRAWVPGLRDGEETFYGVLPLFHAYGLTLCLTFAMSIGAKLVLFPKYDLELVASAAKKSPPTFLPAVPPIYDQLARAGARGTIDLSTVRFAISGAMSLPVATVDRWEATTGGLLVEGYGMTESSPVALGNPIGPSRRPGTVGVPFPSTDIRVVDPENPSHDLPLGETGELLLRGPQVFQGYWNRPTDSAATLLDGGWLRTGDIASVSPDGFVTIVDRLKEIIITGGFNVAPSEVEDVLTSHPDIEGAAVVGLPKARGGEDVAAAIVVRDGVEIAPDAVRDYCKTRLADYKVPRRIVVVDDLPRSLIGKVQRREVRERLMA
- a CDS encoding bifunctional [glutamine synthetase] adenylyltransferase/[glutamine synthetase]-adenylyl-L-tyrosine phosphorylase; its protein translation is MTSGDRTTALTALARTGFSQLAEADTLLGELAELVGVERVGAMQLAQRVADPDRALWAIVQVARRDADAVRGAAGDPGAWRALWDIVGASDGFAEFYLRHPDELRHLSGAGLTLPDEPTMRAELLASVGDVEGFATDTSDAAWVALRVRYRRLLARIAAYDLGQDDPAGAIDIVSASLADLAGAALEASLSVARGRVSGTGPAAFPRAQVEATRFAIIAMGKTGARELNYVSDVDVIFVGGSADEDIVTEARAIDIGTRLAVQTMRGISGPEIEPPLWEVDPNLRPEGKQGALVRSLASHQQYYARWAKSWEFQALLKARPLAGDATLGAEYVAAVQPLVWHSAARENFVEGVQRMRERVTDHIPAAEVNRQLKLGPGGIRDVEFTVQLLQLVHGLTDERIRQRGTLDALEALVAEGYIGRSEAEAFGRDYRLLRLLEHRLQLRGLRRTALLPEKDDDLRVLARASRLADSAAGVQTVWEGIKREVRDIHVRLFYRPLLSAVAALPEGERTLSTEQARDRLAAIGFRDPAGALRHIAALTSGLSRKSTIQRHLMPIMIRWFADGVDPDYGLLVFRRISERLGNTPWFLRMLRDSAGAAESLTHVLSGSRYIGELMEWIPESVAWLDDDALLRPRSGKALEEEARAIQTRWQNIDDAMRSVRALRRREMLRVAMAAVLGTVSLEELSDALSTITEVTIQATLRAVRRVVVPPEDDDLDFAVIAMGRFGGREIGFGSDADVMYVYRSNGVDPQRAGTLALKLVAGLREHSEDHRLPLDLDAELRPEGRSGPLVRSIESYAEYYRRWSLSWEAQALLRARGVAGSVKLINTFMELADEVRYPVTADENGLREIRRIKARVENERLPQGADPARHLKLGPGSLSDVEWLVQLLQLQHARTVPGMRTTSTLGALDAAVEAGIVEPDAAEKLAAAWHLASRLRSANTLLSGQTSNVLPTDRLRLDGIGRILEYAPRSATQVEEDYLGATRRARRVFDKLFYG
- the glnA gene encoding type I glutamate--ammonia ligase, with product MDKQRDFVLRTIEERGVKFVRLWFTDVVGTLKSVAIAPAEVEGAFTEGLGFDGSAIEGLTRSYESDLLAHPDPTTFQILPWRGEIDPTARMFCDITTPDGQPAVADPRHVLKRTLAKAADAGFTFYTHPEIEFYLLKSSQLGADGRPQPVDSAGYFDNVPGGTAHDFRRRSVRMLEDLGISVEFSHHEGGPGQNEIDLRYADALTTADNIMTFRTVVKEVAIEQGVYATFMPKPISGQPGSGMHTHLSLFEGDMNAFYEEGSQYQLSKVGRHFIAGLLRHANEISAVTNQFVNSYKRLWGGDEAPSFICWGHNNRSALVRVPLYKPNKGQSTRVEYRALDSAANPYLSYALMLAAGLKGIEQEYELPAEAEDNVWSLTDAERRALGYAPLPASLDHALEYLEESELVAETLGEQVFKYVLLNKRREWQQYRAQVTPFELESNLEAL